TCACTTCTAGATTGAGTGATACAAACTACACAAGAGGGAGGTTTCAACTCTATTTTCAGAATGACACCATCATGTTAAGTCCTCTAGCATGGCCTACCGAATTTCGCTATGATTACTACGATGTTTTCGGACATGCTGCACGCTTGGTGTTTGATGAAAGTGGTGAGATATATCTGGAGACAGAGAATGGTAATAGAACAACACCACAAGCTCCTAAATGGCAACCCAATTTAGCTCTTGATCCTAGGAACAATTACTATAGAGCAACACTTGATTACTTTGGAGTTTTAACTCAATATGTTCATCCAAAGGACTCAAATTCTCAGCAAGGGTGGAGAGTTTTAAGGTACACTCCTAGTAACATTTGCACAAGTATTTTCAATGATTATGGAAGTGGTGCTTGTGGTTACAATAGCTATTGCTCCATGGAAGAACAGAGGCCTACTTGCAATTGCCCTGATGGGTATACTCTGATTGATCCAAGCAATGTTTTTGGTGGATGCCAACCAAATTTCACTCTTGGTTGTGGAGCAGATAATTATGGCAAAGAATTGCAAGCGCGCCCAGAAGATCTATATAATTTTAGTGTTTTGAGTGATGTGGATTTTCCTCTTAATGATTATGAGCAGATTCAACCTTATTCTCAAGATGAGTGCCAGCAAGATTGTTTAAATGATTGCAATTGTGCTGTTGCAATCTATACCAACAATCAAACCTGTTGGAAGAAGAGGTTGCCTCTTTCTAACGGAAGAACACAAAGTGGAGGTCAAACAATACTTATCAAAACAAGAGTTGCACCTCTTGGCATTCCCACTGGTGCTGAATCAAAGAAAGATCATAATAAGATTAAGCCAGGTTTTCATGGATTACTTATTGGATCGCTTGTCATCAATGTTGTACTCCTGGCTGCAGTTCTTTTGGCTTTTCACCTGAAGAAGCGAAAAAGGGACATCAAAGTCTCAAGTCTTCTAGAAACAAATCTGCATTCTTTTAGCTATGAAGCACTGAAGGATGCAACACGGGAGTTTAGCGAAGAACTGGGACGGGGTTCCTTTGGCATTGTTTACAAAGGAACCATAGAATCAAGGTTTTATAATGTGGTGGCAGTCAAGAAGCTTGACAGATTGGCACAAGAAGGAGAGAAGGAATTCAAGGCTGAGTTGAGTGCCATTGGTAAAACCTGCCACAAGAATCTGGTAAGGTTGATTGGATTCTGTGATGAGGGAACTAACAGAATGCTTGTCTATGAGTTCATGAGCAAAGGTGCTCTGGCAAACTTCCTATTTGGACAAACCAAACCCATTTGGGATCTAAGGGTAAGGTTTGCTTTGGGGATTGCAAGAGGGTTGGTGTACTTGCATGAAGAGTGTGACACTCCCATCATTCATTGTGACATAAAACCTCAGAATATACTCATAGATGATAACTTCAATGCAAAGATATCTGACTTCGGGTTGGCCAAGTTGTTGTTGTCTGATCAGAGCAGGACCAACACCATGATCCGAGGAACAAGAGGTTATGTTGCTCCGGAATGGTTCAGGAATGTTCCTGTGACGGTTAAGGTGGATGTTTATAGCTTCGGCGTTATGTTACTAGAGATCATTTGAGATGCATTGGTGGATGATGATACGGAGGCTATAGCTGACAGTGGAAGGTTACAAAGGTGGGTGAAGATAGCAATTTGGTGCATTCAAGAGCATCATGAAAAGAGGCCAACAATGGGGATTGTGTTGCAAATGCTTGAAGGCTTGGTTGAAGTCTCGGATCCACCATCACCCTTTTCTTTAAATCCGGTTTCTTCACTGCCCCACAGCCACAGCCAAGAACCAagataaaaaggggacaaaaagaTATCCCTGCCAGtgctttgattttgatttttatttagtatGTACAAATTACATAGCGAATGGTTATCTTGTATTTTCAACTCTCTTAACTAGTTGTAATTCATGCATAATGAAAAATCCGTACTTTTTAGGCTCATTTGTGATTCTCTGAACACAACTTATGATCATATATTCATATCTTCATCGATAACGTTTTTTGTAATATGCTGTTAGTTACAGGGGCTGCCTGTTATAGACGGTGTCCTTGGACCATGCACATGCAGCCATATTCGCATGATTGAATTGTCTCGAAATTCCATCCATTAATCAACGATATTTTTACATGCACTGCATTAAATCTTAAATCGAAGAGCATCCATTTCCTA
The Arachis duranensis cultivar V14167 chromosome 5, aradu.V14167.gnm2.J7QH, whole genome shotgun sequence genome window above contains:
- the LOC107487498 gene encoding LOW QUALITY PROTEIN: G-type lectin S-receptor-like serine/threonine-protein kinase LECRK4 (The sequence of the model RefSeq protein was modified relative to this genomic sequence to represent the inferred CDS: substituted 1 base at 1 genomic stop codon) — encoded protein: MSSIILCTFLTLSLSHLLSWHARAEPVLQLWSPQNHPDPALELKHLANDVVFELLISQTCSSIKISMASATFFIASLLFLHITLAFANITINSTLSTTNNNNAWRSSSGEFAFGFHQLRDTNLFIVAIWYDKIPEKTIVWSSYSLSNPTPTGSKIQLTPSGLKLTTPNGESTWIAQTNNPVSHGSMLDTGNFVLASSDNKKLLWQSFKNPTDTLLPNQTVESDATLTSRLSDTNYTRGRFQLYFQNDTIMLSPLAWPTEFRYDYYDVFGHAARLVFDESGEIYLETENGNRTTPQAPKWQPNLALDPRNNYYRATLDYFGVLTQYVHPKDSNSQQGWRVLRYTPSNICTSIFNDYGSGACGYNSYCSMEEQRPTCNCPDGYTLIDPSNVFGGCQPNFTLGCGADNYGKELQARPEDLYNFSVLSDVDFPLNDYEQIQPYSQDECQQDCLNDCNCAVAIYTNNQTCWKKRLPLSNGRTQSGGQTILIKTRVAPLGIPTGAESKKDHNKIKPGFHGLLIGSLVINVVLLAAVLLAFHLKKRKRDIKVSSLLETNLHSFSYEALKDATREFSEELGRGSFGIVYKGTIESRFYNVVAVKKLDRLAQEGEKEFKAELSAIGKTCHKNLVRLIGFCDEGTNRMLVYEFMSKGALANFLFGQTKPIWDLRVRFALGIARGLVYLHEECDTPIIHCDIKPQNILIDDNFNAKISDFGLAKLLLSDQSRTNTMIRGTRGYVAPEWFRNVPVTVKVDVYSFGVMLLEIIXDALVDDDTEAIADSGRLQRWVKIAIWCIQEHHEKRPTMGIVLQMLEGLVEVSDPPSPFSLNPVSSLPHSHSQEPR